One Setaria italica strain Yugu1 chromosome II, Setaria_italica_v2.0, whole genome shotgun sequence DNA segment encodes these proteins:
- the LOC101752517 gene encoding FRIGIDA-like protein 3, whose translation MATEATLNNSGGSESTMSLLEQLAEVFGKLKSHTEASLQLQNGMNWGDIKEYFLNVDKSYRSKFDELEEKQKALEEKKTEASRLIAEKEANVSAKERASLNQLQELKDAAVSSVAEVRQKYKVELADILDANGSKDKKVSTSINGNNASRASEENTPASGSAEPSEASLVEVKPRPVLKELCEQMDTKGLLKFLSENCKKLPSLRDELSVALRCATDPARFVLDSLEGFFPPDQTNSPGNKQNALQVQRRSCIVLMEAIAPALGTKEPGGNDPWSSEIKEQAKAIAEEWKSKLAEVDLDASNGHSLEAQAFLQLLTTFNVDSVLDEDELCKIVVAVSRRKQTAVTCRSLGLNERIPGIIEELVNRHRQIDAVHFIQAFGLSDTFPPAPLLKTYVDELKDSFDNNGDATAAASKDDPKTKELLALRAVIKCIEEYKLQKEYSLGPLQKRVSELKPKSEKRPSSDAGRAYSKKPRGPGTSFPRRPAGPVGSAARRPPFPASNWQRAPAPMPSRAPAPMAPLPDRYGAADQYHYTPPAATYDTGAFSSYGEPFSAPKPFQYTPGSVAASYNSSHYKVAYGGPGALPGTSGYAGYSGGSGPSASSSYPNYLGSGYRPTQQP comes from the exons TTTCCTCAATGTTGATAAGTCATACAGAAGcaaatttgatgaactggaagagaagcagaaggcattagaagaaaagaaaactgaagCTAGTAGGCTGATTGCAGAGAAAGAGGCTAATGTTTCTGCAAAAGAGCGTGCTTCCTTGAACCAGCTTCAGGAGCTTAAGGACGCTGCTGTCTCTTCTGTAGCAGAGGTGCGCCAAAAATATAAGGTGGAGCTTGCTGATATACTTGATGCCAATGGAAGCAAAGACAAAAAGGTAAGTACCTCAATCAATGGAAACAATGCATCTCGTGCTTCAGAGGAGAATACCCCTGCTAGTGGGTCAGCTGAGCCATCTGAAGCTTCACTTGTTGAGGTTAAGCCACGTCCTGTATTGAAGGAACTATGTGAGCAGATGGACACCAAAGGCCTTCTGAAATTCCTTTCAGAAAATTGTAAAAAACTTCCTAGCCTTCGTGATGAACTTTCCGTTGCACTAAGATGTGCAACTGACCCTGCCCGCTTTGTGCTTGATTCCCTGGAGGGTTTCTTCCCACCAGACCAAACCAATTCGCCTGGGAATAAACAAAACGCCCTTCAGGTCCAGCGCAGGAGCTGTATTGTTTTAATGGAAGCTATAGCACCTGCACTAGGGACGAAGGAGCCAGGTGGCAATGATCCTTGGAGCTCTGAAATTAAGGAGCAAGCCAAGGCAATTGCCGAAGAGTGGAAGAGTAAGTTAGCTGAGGTTGACCTAGATGCTTCTAATGGCCATTCATTGGAAGCACAGGCATTCCTGCAGCTTCTTACTACTTTTAATGTTGATTCGGTGCTTGACGAAGATGAACTATGCAAGATCGTAGTTGCTGTCTCTCGTCGCAAGCAGACTGCTGTGACTTGTCGCTCTCTTGGTCTTAATGAGAGAATACCAG GTATCATTGAAGAGTTGGTTAACAGGCACAGGCAAATTGATGCAGTTCATTTCATACAAGCTTTTGGGCTTTCGGATACTTTTCCACCTGCACCTCTGTTAAAGACATATGTGGATGAATTAAAAGATTCATTTGACAATAATGGGGATGCCACTGCGGCTGCTTCAAAG GATGACCCAAAGACCAAGGAGCTACTTGCTTTGAGGGCCGTGATAAAGTGCATCGAAGAGTATAAGCTTCAGAAGGAGTATTCACTTGGACCTCTCCAAAAGCGTGTTTCTGAGCTGAAGCCTAAGAGTGAGAAAAGGCCATCATCTGATGCTGGGCGTGCTTACTCAAAGAAGCCTCGAGGCCCTGGCACTTCATTTCCTCGGAGACCTGCTGGTCCTGTTGGTTCAGCTGCTCGCAGACCTCCATTTCCGGCCAGTAACTGGCAGCGTGCTCCAGCACCAATGCCCTCCCGTGCTCCAGCACCAATGGCCCCTCTTCCTGATAGATATGGAGCTGCCGACCAGTACCATTACACTCCACCAGCTGCTACATATGACACAGGGGCATTTTCTTCCTATGGTGAACCATTCAGTGCCCCAAAACCATTTCAGTACACCCCAGGGTCAGTGGCAGCATCATACAATTCAAGTCACTATAAAGTTGCGTACGGTGGCCCAGGAGCGCTGCCAGGCACAAGCGGATATGCAGGTTACTCAGGTGGATCAGGGCCGTCTGCTTCCAGCAGCTACCCAAATTACTTAGGATCTGGTTATCGCCCTACCCAGCAGCCATAG
- the LOC101786660 gene encoding momilactone A synthase yields the protein MLRAAQLVFRRETGRAPGALRGLIGSFSTESNSQRLAGKVAIITGAASGIGKATATEFIRNGAKVILTDIQDDAGRAVAAGLGPDASYARCDVTDEAQIAAAVDLAVARHGHLDVLYSNAGVAGAAVPAPLASLDLADFDRVMAANARSVVACLKHAARVMAPRGNGCVLCTGSTTGMLGGVAALPYSLSKATVMSVVRVAAEELARSGVRVNAISPHAIATPLLVRSLARMHPGVADEQLKRMVETGMSELRGAVLELEDVARAAVYLASDEAKFVTGHNLVIDGGFTAGKRIGVPAAR from the exons ATGCTCAGAGCAGCGCAACTCGTTTTCAG GAGGGAGACGGGCAGAGCTCCGGGAGCCTTGCGTGGCCTCATCGGTAGCTTCTCAACGGAGTCGAACAGCCAGAGGTTAGCTGGTAAGGTCGCCATCATCACCGGCGCAGCCAGCGGCATCGGCAAGGCGACGGCCACCGAGTTCATCCGCAACGGCGCCAAGGTGATACTCACCGACATCCAGGACGACGCCGGCCGCGCCGTGGCCGCGGGGCTCGGCCCCGACGCGTCCTACGCCCGTTGCGACGTCACCGACGAGGCCCAGATCGCGGCCGCGGTGGACCTTGCCGTGGCGCGCCACGGCCACCTGGACGTGCTCTACAGCAACGCGGGCGTGGCGGGTGCCGCGGTCCCCGCGCCGCTGGCGTCGCTGGACCTCGCCGACTTCGACCGCGTCATGGCCGCCAACGCGCGGTCGGTGGTGGCGTGCCTCAAGCACGCCGCGCGCGTCATGGCGCCCCGGGGCAACGGCTGCGTCCTCTGCACGGGGAGCACGACGGGGATGctcggcggcgtggcggcgctgcCCTACAGCCTGTCCAAGGCCACGGTCATGAGCGTGGTgcgcgtggcggcggaggagctggcGCGCTCGGGGGTGCGCGTGAACGCCATCTCGCCGCACGCCATCGCGACGCCGCTGCTGGTCCGCTCGCTCGCGAGGATGCACCCGGGCGTCGCCGACGAGCAGCTGAAGCGAATGGTGGAGACGGGCATGAGCGAGCTCCGCGGCGCGGTGCTGGAGCTGGAGGACGTGGCGAGGGCGGCCGTGTACCTGGCGTCCGACGAGGCCAAGTTCGTGACCGGGCACAACCTCGTCATCGACGGCGGGTTCACGGCCGGGAAGCGGATAGGCGTGCCGGCGGCGAGATGA
- the LOC101786264 gene encoding aspartic proteinase CDR1, producing MASRGRPRPGSLQALAAVLLMAAASVAAAGSPDRPAPAPPLFLPLTRSYPNASRLAASLRRGLGDGAHPNARMRLHDDLLTNGYYTTRLYIGTPPQEFALIVDSGSTVTYVPCASCEQCGNHQDPRFQPDLSSTYSPVKCNVDCTCDNDKNQCTYERQYAEMSSSSGVLGEDIVSFGRESELKPQRAVFGCENSETGDLFSQHADGIMGLGRGQLSIMDQLVEKGVISDSFSLCYGGMDVGGGAMVLGGLPSPSDMVFSRSDPLRSPYYNIELKEIHVAGKALRVDPKVFDSKHGTVLDSGTTYAYLPEQAFVAFKDAVTSKVHSLKKIRGPDPTYKDICFAGAGRNVSKLHEAFPNVDMVFGNGQKLSLTPENYLFRHSKVDGAYCLGVFQNGKDPTTLLGGIIVRNTLVTYDRHNQKIGFWKTNCSELWERLHIGGASSPGPSSDTGSQADMSPAPAPNGLPEFDVGLITVDMSINVTYPNLKPHLHELAELIAKELEIDSRQVRVMDVTSQGNSTLIRWGIFPAGPDNAMSNATAMVIISRLTQHHVQLPENLGSYQLLEWNVQPLSRRSWFQEHVVSILLGILLVVLVTLSAFLVVLVWRKKFGGQTAYRPVDSVAPEQELQPL from the exons ATGGCGAGTCGAGGCCGGCCTCGGCCCGGCTCGCTCCaggccctcgccgccgtcctcctcatGGCCGCCGCGTCCGTGGCCGCGGCCGGATCCCCCGAtcggcccgcgccggcgccgccgctgttcCTCCCGCTCACGCGCTCCTACCCCAACGCCAGCCGCCTCGCGGCCTCGCTGCGGCGCGGGCTCGGAGACGGGGCGCACCCCAACGCGCGCATGCGCCTCCACGACGATCTCCTCACCAACGG GTACTACACGACGAGGCTGTACATCGGGACGCCACCGCAGGAGTTCGCGCTGATCGTTGACTCCGGGAGCACCGTCACCTACGTGCCCTGCGCCTCCTGCGAGCAGTGCGGCAACCATCAG GACCCAAGATTTCAACCTGATCTCTCCAGTACGTATTCGCCAGTAAAATGCAATGTTGATTGTACTTGTGACAATGACAAAAATCAGTGCACTTATGAGAGGCAGTATGCTGAAATGAGCTCCAGCAGTGGGGTGCTTGGTGAGGACATTGTGTCTTTTGGTAGAGAGAGTGAACTTAAGCCACAGCGTGCTGTTTTTGGCTGTGAAAATTCTGAAACCGGAGATTTATTCAGCCAGCATGCTGATGGTATAATGGGGCTGGGTCGCGGTCAACTTAGCATAATGGATCAGCTTGTTGAAAAGGGTGTCATAAGTGATTCGTTCTCTTTGTGCTATGGTGGAATGGATGTTGGTGGTGGTGCTATggtacttggtggattgccttCTCCTTCTGACATGGTTTTCTCACGCTCAGATCCTCTCCGCAG CCCATATTACAACATTGAGTTAAAGGAAATACATGTCGCTGGCAAGGCACTGCGGGTAGACCCAAAGGTCTTCGACAGCAAACATGGGACTGTTTTGGATAGTGGAACCACATATGCTTATTTGCCAGAGCAAGCTTTTGTGGCTTTTAAAGATGCT GTGACAAGCAAAGTCCACTCTCTCAAGAAAATCCGTGGCCCTGATCCAACTTACAAGGATATCTGCTTTGCAGGTGCTGGAAG GAACGTCTCAAAACTACATGAGGCATTTCCAAATGTTGACATGGTATTTGGAAATGGACAGAAGCTCTCACTTACACCTGAAAATTATTTATTCCGG CACTCCAAAGTTGACGGGGCTTATTGTTTGGGTGTATTCCAAAATGGAAAAGATCCAACAACACTATTAGGAG GTATCATAGTTCGTAATACACTTGTGACCTATGACCGGCACAATCAAAAGATTGGCTTTTGGAAAACTAACTGTTCGGAGTTGTGGGAGAGGCTCCATATTGGTGGTGCTTCTTCACCAGGACCTTCAAGTGATACAGGTTCACAAGCTGATATGTCACCTGCTCCCGCCCCTAATGGTTTGCCAG AATTTGATGTTGGTCTCATCACTGTTGATATGTCCATAAATGTTACTTACCCAAATTTGAAACCTCATCTCCATGAGCTGGCTGAGCTGATAGCTAAAGAGCTGGAGATTGACTCCCGTCAG GTTCGAGTTATGGATGTTACAAGCCAAGGAAATTCTACTCTGATCAGATGGGGTATTTTCCCGGCGGGACCTGATAATGCTATGTCTAACGCAACAGCAATG GTTATCATCTCTCGGTTAACTCAGCACCATGTTCAGTTGCCTGAAAATCTTGGCAGTTATCAGTTGCTGGAGTGGAATGTGCAACCTTTATCCAGAAG GTCATGGTTTCAAGAACATGTAGTCTCTATACTGCTTGGGATTTTGCTAGTTGTTTTGGTCACTTTGTCAGCCTTTTTAGTAGTACTTGTTTGGAGAAAGAAATTTGGTGGTCAAACTGCCTACAGACCTGTTGATTCAGTGGCTCCTGAGCAAGAACTCCAGCCACTATAA
- the LOC101785857 gene encoding uncharacterized protein LOC101785857, producing the protein MKELDMHQSDAVCYACAELPSIMPNLETLLIGSGIEVVNAPITKFLYLKHLTILISERTFSPPYNYFSLVYFFDASPSLETFFLDVPHEDVKHESVFGASSHLGELPEQQHNCLKIVEIIGFSSAKSLVELTCCIVKNAVSLECLTLDTLRISGEANKTCWPISNDELKEASRAVVAIRMYIEHRVAPTSKLTVLEPCTRCHSR; encoded by the exons ATGAAGGAATTGGACATGCACCAGTCAGATGCGGTGTGTTATGCTTGTGCTGAGCTTCCGTCCATTATGCCAAATCTTGAGACTCTTTTAATTGGTTCAGGTATTGAG GTGGTTAATGCACCAATTACCAAATTCCTCTACCTCAAGCATCTAACCATTCTGATTTCGGAAAGGACTTTCTCCCCACCatataattatttttctctGGTTTATTTCTTTGATGCGTCTCCTTCCTTGGAGACTTTTTTCTTGGAT GTGCCTCATGAAGATGTGAAGCATGAATCAGTTTTTGGAGCTTCCTCACATTTGGGGGAGCTGCCTGAACAACAACACAACTGCCTCAAGATTGTGGAGATCATAGGGTTTAGCTCTGCAAAGAGCTTGGTTGAGCTAACATGTTGCATTGTCAAGAACGCAGTCTCACTTGAGTGTCTTACATTGGACACTCTTCGTATCTCTGGGGAAGCTAATAAAACTTGCTGGCCCATTAGCAATGATGAGCTCAAGGAAGCGTCTAGAGCGGTCGTGGCCATAAGAATGTATATTGAACACAGAGTTGCGCCTACATCTAAGCTGACTGTTCTGGAGCCTTGTACACGGTGTCATTCCCGTTGA
- the LOC101767680 gene encoding snakin-1 has product MKGIPMALLLLTLVAVASFQDIAAVAAGSAPVPNEVCDAKCRSPCSLKKAGRCMGLCMMRCTDCQGCVPSGPYASKDECPCYKDKKSPNRLPWDTIWSPHGREHHRHNRDSTGNTGTRMASDRPLSRCRSRGWSPGGVFF; this is encoded by the exons ATGAAGGGGATCCCTATGGCTCTCCTGCTCCTCACCCTGGTCGCGGTTGCCTCCTTCCAGGACATTGCCGCCGTGGCTGCAG GGAGCGCCCCGGTCCCGAACGAGGTGTGCGACGCCAAGTGCCGAAGCCCGTGCTCACTGAAAAAGGCCGGGCGGTGCATGGGGCTGTGCATGATGCGCTGCACCGACTGCCAGGGCTGCGTGCCGTCGGGGCCCTACGCCAGCAAGGACGAGTGCCCCTGCTACAAGGACAAGAAGTCACCCAATCGGCTGCCGTGGGACACAATTTGGTCCCCGCATGGCCGCGAACACCATCGGCACAACCGTGACAGTACGGGGAACACGGGCACGCGGATGGCATCGGACCGACCACTCAGCCGTTGTCGTTCACGCGGGTGGAGCCCTggtggtgtttttttttaa